A part of Gossypium hirsutum isolate 1008001.06 chromosome A07, Gossypium_hirsutum_v2.1, whole genome shotgun sequence genomic DNA contains:
- the LOC107955281 gene encoding alpha/beta hydrolase domain-containing protein 17B, whose translation MGGVTSSIASKFAFFPPNPPSYTVVEDDACGGRLYIPEVPRRDDVDVLKLRTRRGNDIVSVHIKHPKASATLLYSHGNAADLGQMFELFVELCNRLRVNIMGYDYCGYGQSTGKPTECNTYADIDAAYTCLKERYGVKDEDLILYGQSVGSGPTVDLASRLPNLRGVVLHSPILSGMRVLYPVKRTYWFDIYKNIDKIGAVNCQVLVIHGTADEVVHHSHGKQLWELCKNKYDPLWVNGGGHCNLEIYPEFIRHLKKFVLSLNKSKAAAANGSEKVVVNSDKWSNKPSEGGTSDTFELGADLPEVSRNSLDSRLEKSKKSNKPEKSRMSTDRVDRFRRKKGLVW comes from the exons ATGGGTGGAGTCACGTCGTCTATCGCCTCGAAATTCGCTTTTTTCCCGCCAAATCCCCCCTCCTACACAGTAGTAGAGGACGACGCATGTGGCGGTCGGCTGTATATACCTGAGGTGCCGAGGAGGGATGACGTCGACGTCTTGAAGCTACGCACCCGCCGTGGTAACGACATTGTGTCTGTCCATATAAAGCACCCCAAGGCTTCCGCTACTCTCTTGTACTCTCATGGAAATGCCGCTGATTTGGGACAAATGTTTGAGCTTTTCGTCGAGTTGTGTAATCGCCTTCGAGTTAATATTATGGg gtATGATTACTGTGGCTATGGACAATCAACTGGAAAG CCAACTGAGTGTAATACATATGCAGACATAGATGCAGCATATACATGCCTTAAGGAACGGTATGGAGTTAAAGATGAAGATTTGATATTATATGGTCAGTCAGTTGGTAGTGGACCTACTGTTGATCTTGCTTCTCGTTTGCCAAACTTGAGAGGTGTGGTTCTACATAGCCCAATTTTGTCTGGCATGAGAGTATTGTACCCTGTCAAAAGGACCTACTGGTTTGACATTTATAAG AATATTGACAAAATTGGAGCAGTAAACTGCCAAGTCTTGGTAATTCAT GGGACAGCGGATGAAgttgttcatcattctcatggaAAACAGCTTTGGGAGCTTTGCAAGAATAAGTACGATCCGTTGTGGGTTAATGGAGGAGGACATTGCAATCTTGAGATCTACCCAGAATTCATTAGACATCTGAAGAAGTTTGTACTATccttaaacaaatcaaaagcaGCTGCTGCTAATGGTTCTGAAAAAGTAGTGGTCAACTCTGACAAATGGAGCAACAAACCATCGGAGGGTGGAACTTCGGATACATTCGAATTGGGTGCTGACCTTCCAGAAGTTTCAAGAAACAGTTTAGATAGCCGACTTGAGAAGTCAAAGAAGTCAAACAAGCCTGAGAAGTCTCGAATGAGCACGGACCGTGTTGACAGATTTAGGAGAAAAAAGGGCTTAGTTTGGTGA